Genomic DNA from Lactuca sativa cultivar Salinas chromosome 8, Lsat_Salinas_v11, whole genome shotgun sequence:
AAAATTCCAAGATCTTTAATTAAAAACCGAGTTTTCATGAAATTTTTAACTTTCTGTAATTCAAGTTCACAATTTCTagtcaaaataatgtcatctacaTATACAAGTAACACAGTCAACGAACCTTCAAACTTTCTCACAAATAAGGATTAGTCACTTATACTTTGctgaaaaccaaacaaaaataagGAAGAACAAAGTTTTTCATTCCACTTTCTAGGGGCTTGTCTTAACCCATATAATGATTTAGTAAGTTTACAAACCCTAGAATCACCAGTAGAATAGTTTCCAAGAGGAAGAGACATATAAACATCCTCAGTTAAATCACCATATAAAAAAGCATTATTAATATCAAGTTGATATAAAGGCCAAGAATTATGAAGAGACAAAGAAATAACAATACGAACAGTCACAATTTTTGCAACTAGAGAAAAAGTTTCTTCAAAGTCTATTCCTTCTCTTTGGTTATACCCTTTAGCTACCAAGCGAGCTTTATACCTTTCTACTTCACCACTAGATTTGTATTTAATTTTGAAAACCCACTTACAACCTATTGGTTTTCTATTTTTAGGCAAATTAGTAATTTCCCAAGTATTATTTTGATGAAGAGCTTTCATCTCTTCATTCATTGCTTTAACCCAGTTTGGATCAGTTAAAGCTTCCATATAATCTTTTGGTTCAAcagttttatttaaatttgaaataaaacattttgTGTTATTAGCTAATAAGGAATAATTGATAGATCTTTCAATGCTATATTATATTTACCTTCAACAATATAATCAGCAAACTGTACAGGCATATGTGACTCACGTCTAGACCTAGAAGAACCTACAGACTGCTCAACAGAATGGATTACGGGTAACTGACTACTTTCCTCAGACATATCAGAAGAAGAAGGAACAAAACCAGCAGAAGGAGGCACAACTGCATCGCCACTACGGTTGACAGTATCATTAGAATTAATATCATCCAGGTGAGTGGCTGCATCAGCACCATCCAACTGTGACTCTATTCTCAACTCATCAGGATTAATAGAATCATTTAAGTATTCATTAGTATCAAAATCATCATAGGAAAATGGATCACTAGGGCTAAAATTATGTAAAGTTTTGTCAACATTTGTTGACTTTAATTTGTAAGGAAACACAGACTCATAAAATTTCACATCCCTGGACATAAAAGAAGTGTTAGTATCCAGACTAAGAAGTTTATAAGCCTTTTTATCAGATGAATATCCTAATAATATACATTTTTCAGCACACTCAGAAAACATATCATTAATATTTTGTTTAACAGCAAAGCAAAGGCAACCAAAAATTCTCAGATGATCAAAACTGGGGGCCTTTTTAAAAACAAATTCATAGGGAGAAGAGCCATTTAAAACTGAAGTAGGCATTCTATTTATCAAAAAGACTGAGGTTAAAACAGCATCTGCCCAAAACCTTACAGGAACTGCTGATTGAAACAAAAGAGACCGTGCAACATTAAGAATGTGCATGTGCTTTCTTTCCACaaccccattttgttgtggagtataagcACATGAAGTCTAATGAATGATACCTCATTCTATACAAAAATATCTCATTTGATTATTAACAAATTTGGTACCATTATCAGAGCGCACAACCTTAATATTAACactaaattgatttaataaaatattCACAAAAGacttaaaacaatcaaaaacTTCACTTTTAGACTTTAAGAGAAAAACTCAAGTAGCCCTAGTAAAATCATCCACAATAATCAGAAAATACTTAAACCCTTCTAAAGAAGCAAGTCTATAGGGACCCCAAACATCTAGATGAATTAATTCACCTAACTGAGTTGAACTATGTTGACTAAGAGAAAAGGACTCTCTAGTCTGTTTAGCTCTATGACACACATCACAAGGGGGAAGAGATTCATTTCCTAATTTCAATTTATCTTTTAAGGAGTTTAAGGCTTGGTCAGCAGGATGACCAAGTCTGCTATGCCAAGTTAACTTTGAAACACAACATTTAGAATTATTTAGACTAACTGAATTACCTGAGGGAACATGAGCTAGATAATATAGTCCGCCAGACTCTCTACCATTCTCCACCATCTTCTTTGATAGTGAATCCTGAATTTTACAATTATGTTCAGAAAAAGTAACCTCACATCCATTATCCTTACACAGTTTATGTACAGACAAAAGATTAACATTAAAATCTAGCACAGCAAAAACATCAAATAAAGTAAGATTAGAGGATAAGTGAATATTCCCAATCTTATTTATTAATGCAGAAGAACCATTAGGATGTTTTACAAGAAGATTAAGTTTAGACACATCCACAGTGTCTTGAAGTTGTGACTCTGAGGCAATCATATGTTGATTTGCCCCAGAATCAACAATCCAACTTTGAGAATTATTTGAACTAACAAAGGAATTAAAACAATATGTTGATGTACCTGCCATATTTGCAGCAATAGATACATCCTCACTAGCAGAGTTCTCATTTATGAGACGAAGAAATTTAGAATATTGTTCACTTGTGAGATAGTGACATTCACTACTAGGAACAGAATCAGAGGAAACTACAGAATTAATGGTTGGAACAATCGAAGAAGAATTCACAGAAAAAgacttattttgattattattattattattattattattattatcattcttTGGTTTAAAATCTTTTGGATAACCAATCAATTTATAACATCTTTTTATGGTGCGACCCTTAAGATTACAATGCTTACACTGTAACCCTTGATTTCTAAACCTATTTTGACCTTGACCCCTTTTTGAATCAGTAACCTTACTATTAAAAACAAACACttgaggttttgaagaagaaacagAACTCAAAGAACCATTCTTTTGAAGAGACTCCTCTCTAGAAAGAATTGAAAAAGCTGTTTTAACATTAGGTAAAGGTTCCATTAAGAGAATGTGACTTTTAACTTGATTATACACATCATCAAGACCACTCAAAAATTGcattaatttcatcattttagAATGATCATTAAGTTTAGTAGCAGCCTCGCATACACATTCAGTTAAACTAGCCTCGCATACACATTCAGTTAAACTAGTCAAACCATCAAATTCTTTCCATAAAGAGTCAAGTTTATTATAATAGTCTGAAAGAGAAGAACCATTTTGTTTTAAGGTATTTATCTGCTAATGGATATTAAAAATTACAAAACCATAAGCCTTATTATAAGTTTCAAACAATTCATCCAAAATACTTTTAGCATTATCAGAATAAACATGACTAGCATATATAGTTTCGGATATTAATCCTAGCAACCAATTACACACAACAGCATTTACACGTTCCCATTTAGAACTTTTAGTGTCATCATTTTTTTCACGAGTTATAGTTCCATCTACAAAACCCAATTTATTCCTGGCCTTAAGGCCCCTAGTCATAGCACTACGCCATACTCGAAAGTTTTCATTACCAGTCAATTTAATTGTTATTACAGAAGTAACTGCATTATCAGACGGATGAATGTACAATGGGTCAtcaaaatcaacatgaacataTTTGGGAGTACCACTCCCTTTAGGTGTTTCACCAACCATGATTAGTCACAAAAGACACACAAGAAGCAAGCACCAGAGAATAAAAACAACAAGAAAACTTAAAAGAAAACAGACACCTGTGTTGACTTAAAGTCCAGATGGTCACCACTATTTGTCGGGGCCTAAGACAATCAACACAGAGTCTAAATCATAAAAAACAAATCAATCAAAACAAAAATTGAATCAAAGACAACAAACAATCAAACAAGTACCAATCAAAGAAAGCAACAAGTACAGACTATATCAACGTCCAGATGGTCACCAAATTTGTTTGGGCCCGAGACAGTTAATACAGAACAAATCAAGTAACcaaataagcacacaaatatgTCACTGATGTACTCAAGACATCAGGACTCCCACATCTAACTACAAAAAAGTTGAGAAGGGAACAAGAAATCGCTCACAGTGGTCCTAAGCAGAATTCGCAAGGCAGAAGATCGCTCACCTCCCCTAGGGTTGTTCTCTGCCAAAGTTATTTCAGACACTTTTCCGTTCCCTGATAGAGAACTTGAACCTTTTGCAGGGATTAAGTGAGCAGACCAAACGAATAGAAGCTTTTCTCCAAGATCGAACCACAGATCCTCAAGAGTCGAACAATATCATCAAACTGCAAAAGACATAACAGCTTCGCAGTAACTTGTTTCTTAACAAAAAACGATGTAATCAACAAAGAaatgatcagaagacgatcagacTGCAACGATCAGACCCAAAGACACACGAAAAGAAAAAAACCAGATAAGGATGAGAGCAAGACGAACGTGTACGAAATcatcttcaaatcaccaagaTCTTCAACAGATACTACATCGTAGCTCTGCTACCATGTTAAAAAGCTCACAATCACAAATTTCCCAACATCTTCATTTCTTATATCATTTAAGGATAAAGAAACAAAAGGTTTGCAAGAACTTACAAAAGAACCTCACTACAAAATCCCTAAACTACTCTCATAACAAAACACTCAAACCCTAAACTAAAAATACAATCAGAAGATGTAAGAACTAAGAACTACTCACCTGAAACAAATGATCAACAAGAAAAGAACAACATATATACTGTAACACTAACGATCTAACAATGAGAGACCCTAAAcatagagaaaccctaatcgtagAGAAAAGCTTCAATTTGAGAGAAACCAGATGAGAGAATGATCGAGAATTGTGATCAGATACACTCTTTCTCTTCTTTTATATGCCAACCACATAAAATGGATTCAACCTGGATTCAACCCAAAGTCTTCTTGATCCATTTAAGATCTGCGTGCATTTCCTGTAAAATCACTTAAACCCAGAAGAATAACACTTGTACATATCACACCCTCtagattataaataaataaatatgagatTGTAATATTTAACCTTGTTATTTtcaacaatatgttattaaacggAAAATGATGTCAATTTTATGCACTCTATCAATtacctttaaataattttatttcttttaatttaataTGTTTATGATCacatatattttaaataaataatagttactaataaATTTAATTGAGAAGGGAGGTATATatataattggtaattatctttacattttaataatatttataattacATTACAATAATTTACATATATACTATGTTTTAATAatacaaatataataaaataaccaTAACTCTCATATATCA
This window encodes:
- the LOC111921163 gene encoding uncharacterized protein LOC111921163 isoform X2, whose product is MMKLMQFLSGLDDVYNQVKSHILLMEPLPNVKTAFSILSREESLQKNGSLSSVSSSKPQVFVFNSKVTDSKRGQGQNRFRNQGLQCKHCNLKGRTIKRCYKLIGYPKDFKPKNDNNNNNNNNNNQNKSFSVNSSSIVPTINSVVSSDSVPSSECHYLTSEQYSKFLRLINENSASEDVSIAANMAGTSTYCFNSFVSSNNSQSWIVDSGANQHMIASESQLQDTVDVSKLNLLVKHPNGSSALINKIGNIHLSSNLTLFDVFAVLDFNVNLLSVHKLCKDNGCEVTFSEHNCKIQDSLSKKMVENGRESGGLYYLAHVPSGM
- the LOC111921163 gene encoding uncharacterized protein LOC111921163 isoform X1; its protein translation is MMKLMQFLSGLDDVYNQVKSHILLMEPLPNVKTAFSILSREESLQKNGSLSSVSSSKPQVFVFNSKVTDSKRGQGQNRFRNQGLQCKHCNLKGRTIKRCYKLIGYPKDFKPKNDNNNNNNNNNNQNKSFSVNSSSIVPTINSVVSSDSVPSSECHYLTSEQYSKFLRLINENSASEDVSIAANMAGTSTYCFNSFVSSNNSQSWIVDSGANQHMIASESQLQDTVDVSKLNLLVKHPNGSSALINKIGNIHLSSNLTLFDVFAVLDFNVNLLSVHKLCKDNGCEVTFSEHNCKIQDSLSKKMVENGRESGGLYYLAHVPSGNARGS